The Streptomyces sp. NBC_00576 genome contains the following window.
CGTGAGGGTGAGACGGGTGAGGGAACGGGTGCCGGTGTAACGGGCGGCGGAATCACCCGACGCACCCGACGCACCCGCCTCGCCCGACTCGCTTGCGATCAACTCGGCCAGGACTTCGGCCTGTTCGAGGGCCGGGGTGGCCAGACCGTAGATCATTCCCTGGTGCTGGGCGCAGTCCCCGAGGGCCCGGATGTGCGGGTCGGAGGTGCGCAGTTCGTCGTCGACGAGGATGCCCTTGTGCACGGCGAGCCCCGCGTCGCGCGCGAGTCCGACACGGGGGTGGACACCGCAGGCCAGTACGACGAGGTCGGCGTCGAGGGTGTAGTGGTCGGCCATCTCGACCGAGCGGACCCTGCCGCCCACGCAGCGCACGTTCCGTACCCGGCTTTCGGTGTGCACCTCGACGCCCAGCTCCTTGAGGTGCCGCAGCACCAAGTCCGAGGCGCCGGGGTCGAGCTGACGTTCCATCAGCCGCTCACCCTGCTGGGCGAGAACGACCTGCGCGCCGCGTACGGCGAGTGCGCGGGCGGCGGAGACACCGAGGAGCCCGCCGCCGATGACGACGGCCCGCGACCCTGGGCGCACCGCCTTGGAAAGGCCGAGGCAGTCGTCCATGGTGCGGAACGCGTGGACGCCTTCCGGGAGTTCGTGGTCCGGGGTGAACAGCCCGCGCAGGGGCGGGAGTACGGGGTTGGAGCCCGTCGCCAGCACCAGCGTTTCGTATGTGATCGACGACCCGTCGGAGCAGTGCACGGTCCGGTCGGCGCGGTCGATGTGCTCGACCCGGGCGCGGACCAGCCGGTCCGGCGTCGGCAGGGCGATCACCTCGGGGGCGTACCGCCCGGCGAGGACCTCGGCGAGCAGCACCCTGTTGTACGGGCGGTGCTCCTCCTCGCCGACGAGCACGACGTCCGAGGCGGACAGGCCGAGCTCACCGAGCCGCCGGGCGAGCCGTACGCCCGCGAGCCCGGCGCCGATCACCACCACACGCGCATTCGAGGTCATGTACTGCAGCGTGCGTTGCCGGTGTTACCCGGCAGCATCACGTCTGTTTCCCGGGGGGCACGCTTCCCTCAGCGGGGGCGGGGGATGGGTGTGAGGGTTCGGTGGGCGTGCGGAAGGGGGCTGTGAGGTGCACGAACGATACGGCCGAGAGGTGGCTGTGAGGTGCGTGAACGCCACGGCGGAGGGGCGCGTGAACGATACGGCCGTTAGGTGCGTGAACACTATGGCCGAGAGGGGCTCCACCGCTACGGCCGAAAGGTATCCCGTCTCTTTTGCCGGCGGATGCGCGACCTAAGCTCGCGATCATGCCTGACATATCGCTGCCCATGATCGCCGCCCTCTGTCTCGCCGCCCTCGCGGCCGGCTGGATCGACGCCGTCGTGGGCGGCGGGGGCCTCCTCATGATGCCCGTACTGCTGCTCGGGCTCCCGGACACGTCGTCGGCGGCGCAGTACGCGCTCGGCACCAACAAGGCCATGGCGATCGTCGGCACCACGGGCGCGGCGGTGACGTATGCACGCAAGGCTCCGGTGGACGTACGCCTGGCGGTACGCATCGGGCTGGCGGCGGTCGCCGGGTCGACGGCCGGGGCGTTCGTCGCGGCCGGCATGAGCACGGACACCCTGAAGCCGGTCATCATGGTCGTCCTGCTCGGCGTCGGCGCCTTCGTGATCTTCAGGCCTGCCTTCGGTACGGCCCCTGCGACCACCCCGGTCTCCGCGCGCCGCGTCCTCGCCGCGATCGGACTCGCGGGCCTGGGCATCGGCTTCTACGACGGCCTCATCGGCCCCGGCACGGGCACGTTCCTCGTCCTCGCGCTCACCGCGCTGCTCCACCTCGACCTCGTGACCGCTTCCGCCACCGCCAAGATCGTCAACTGCTGCACCAACGCGGGCGCCCTCGCGATCTTCGCCTGGCAGGGCACGGTGTACTGGCAGCTGGGCGCGCTGCTGGCCGCGTTCAACCTGGTCGGCGGGACGGTGGGGGCGCATACGGCGCTGAAGAAGGGGAGCGGGTTCGTACGGGGGGTGCTGCTGGTGGTCGTGTTCACGCTGGTGGCGAATCTGGCGTACCAGCAGTGGGTGGCGTAGCGGCGGGGCGGCACAGCGACGCTCGGGGGATGTCAGCTGCTGCCGGTCAGGTGCTGCCGGTCAGGTGGGCGAAGACGACGACGTTGCCCTCGTACCCCGTCCGGGGTGAGTAACGGCCGCCGCATGTGATGACGCGCAGCTCGGGCCGGGACGCGGCGCCGTATACCTTCTCGTCCGGGAAGCGGTCCGTGTCGTACACCTCGACGGCGTCGACCGTGAAGAGAGCGGTGCTTCCGTCACTCCGCTCGACCTCGATCGCGCCGCCCTTCTTCAGGGCGCCGAGGCGGAAGAAGACGGAGGGCCCGTCGGCGTTGTCGACATGCCCGGCGACGATCGCGGTGCCCGTCTCGCCGGGGGCCGTGCCGGCCTCGTACCAGCCGGCGAGGTCCTCGCGCTCGGCGGGCGGTACGTCCAGGCTGCCGGTGGGGGTGAGGCCGAGACCCATCAGCGGGGCGTTCACGCCGATGGCGGGGATGCGGATACGGAGGGGCGGGGAGGGCGGGAGCGCGGGGGCGACGGGCTTCGGTACGGCGGATCCCGAGTCGGGTGAACCCGTACGGGCCTGGGCGGCGGACGGCTGCGGTGGGGCGTGGGTCTCGCCGCCGCTGCGTACCAGCCAGGCGCCGGAGCAGACGGCGACGACGGTGAAGACGGCTATGACGAGGTTGGTGAATCTGCGCACGCGAGCCTCCTGGATGCCCCTGTTTCCGCCCCTGCTTCCACCCTGGTGTTCGCCCCGGATTTCACCCTGACATCTGCTCTGGTGTTTCACCCTGGCCCCCCTCCGGGCCGCGAGGGGCATCGGGCCCGGAGGGAGGGGGACATGCGGTACCGGCGACGGACTGCGGAGGGTGTCCGTCAGATCCTGTCGCCTCTCGCCCGGCGATGCAGGAGCCAGGTACCGCCCGCGGCGGCGACGGCGAGAGCCGCCACGCCGGCCGCGGTCTGCACGGGGTCGGGACCGAGCGCGCCACCGACCCCCGTCTTCACACTCCCCCTGGGGCGCACGGGCGGCCGGGTCGAGGTGAGCGTGACGACAAGATCACCGCTGACCTGTGGCCCGCTCACCTCTCCATCGCACCGGGCGACGATCTCGTACGTCCCCGGTTGCGCGCCCGGCGGCACCCGGAACTGCCCGACGGCGACCTCCTCGTGCGTACCGGGCGCGAGGACGAAGGCCCCGGCACCCACCGCACTGGCATCACCGGCGGCGGTACCGCCCGCTCCGCAGGCCGTCGTGTTGACGGTGACCTGGGTACCGGGGGTGACGGTCGCGGGGTAGACCTCCAGCGCACCGTTACCACTGCTCCCGGTGCCGGCGAAAGCGGGCGCGGCGGGCGCGGCGAAGGCCACGGTCACGGCCGATCCCGCGACGGTGACGGCGAGCGCGGTACCGGTCAGCAGGCGGGCGGCGGTGCGTCGCATCGGGCTTGCTCCTCCGAGATCCGAGAGCTTGCGAACGGGGTGGTCTGCTACCGAGGTAAGTGGCAGGGGCCCGGACGCGCTCCCTGAGGGGCCGTCAGAAATACGGTGAACGGGTGGCCCGGGACGACGGGGAGCGTTCCGCGCATCGGCATTTCGGCAGGTCATCGCCGTACGGCTGGAGTGTCGCGGAAGAGATCCGGATGGGCTGGGGCCGGGGGTGTGAACGGGTGACCGAGGCGGAGGCGAATGAAGGGCTTGACCTCAAGAATGCTTGAGGTAAGAGGCTGTGCCGCATGCAGACACACACTGAAGCCAGTGAACCCACCGAATCCGTCGAGTCCGTCGAACCCACCGAATCCGTCGAACCCGTCGAGTCCGTCGAACCCGTACGTGTGACCGTCGTCGTCGGCAGCAACCGTGCGGGCCGTTTCGGCCCAGTGGTCGCCGACTGGCTCCTGGACCGGATCGGGACCCGAGACGACCTCGTGGCGGAGGTCGTGGACGTCGCGGACACCGCGCTCCCGACGACGTTCGCGACCGACGCGGGCGCGAAGTCCGAGCTGGCGGCGATCAAGCCGAAACTGTCGTCCGCCGACGCGTTCATCGTCCTGACCCCCGAGTACAACCACTCCTACCCGGCCGGCCTCAAGAACCTCATCGACTGGCACTACACGGAGTGGCAGGCCAAACCGGTCGCCTTCGTCTCGTACGGCGGCGTCTCCGGAGGCCTCCGCGCGGTCGAACACCTCCGCCAGGTCTTCGCGGAACTCCACGCGACGACGGTCCGGGACACGGTGTCGTTCCACAACGCGGGGGCGTCGTTCGACGAGGAGGGCCGACTGAGGGATCCGTCGGGACCGGACGCGGCGGCGAAGACGATGCTGGGTCAAGTGGTGTGGTGGGGACGGACGTTGAGGGAGGGGCGGGCGGTTCGGGCGTACGGGGCGTAGTGGCGCTCTGAGGAAGCCTCAGGGTTCACCGCGCCACTGTGTGAACAGCACGCATCGGCGGGCCCCGGAACTCAGGGGCCCGCCGAGCTGTCATCCGGTCATGCTGGCACGCACCCATAGCCCTGGCCGACTCCGGACTCCCGCCCGTCCTGCTCTACCCCCTCCACCACGTGCCGGCGCCGACCTCGCACCCCGACTCCCCGCCGCTGAACGTGCTGCTGGGCCCCACCCGCGCCGCCATCCTGAGAGCCAGCGCGACCGGCTCCACCACCACCGAGGCCGCCCGCCGGGCAGGCGTGACACCCACAACGGCCAGCCATCACACCGCCGTACTGTGCGACGCCGGCCTGATCACCAGCCACCGCCACGCCAACACGGTCCTGCACACCCTGACCCCGCTCGGAGCGGCCCTGTTGCGAACGGGGGCGGGCGATGACACGTCCTAGACGGCACCTGTACGTCCTCCCCAACACCTGTGCGACGGAAGTCCGTTGACCGCCGAGCGAGTCCTTGGGCACCGATAGGATCGTCGGCATGTCTGTACGTCTTCGTATGCGTCAAGCACTCCCGGAAGCGATGCGCGCCCGTGACAAGGTCGCGGTGAGCGCCCTGCGCGCAACACTCGGCGCGCTGGACAACGCCGAGGCGGTGCCCGTGGGCGAAGCGGAACTCCGCGGCGTGGCCCTCGAACAGTCCCCGGCCGGCGCAGGCGCCACCGAAGCGGCGCGGCGCGAGCTGAGCGAGAGCGGTGCGGAGGATGTCGTACGCGCCGAGGTCGCCGAACGACTGGAGGCAGCCGCGCAGTTGACCACACCGGCACACGCAGACCGGGCCGCACGGCTCCGAGCGGAGGCCGCGGTGCTGTCGCGCTTCCTCGAGGGTCCCGACGCCACATAGGAACGGCGTCGGCTCGCGCTCAACCGGACCTGCGGTACCAGCTGTCGGCGCTGGGGAGGAGAGGCGGGGTCGCGGCACACGGCCGGTGTGAACGGGCTGCTTTTCGCGGCGCCTACGGAGTCACTCGGCGCCGGGTGGAAAGCCGTAGATGCCGACGCCCGCCGGTGGCGCATCCGGGATCTCGAGCGGGCAGATTCCCCAGTCCTTGGCGATGGCCATGACGTGCCTCTCCTTTGGCATGTCGGCAAACCAGTCATCCCAGTCGGATTCGCTCCAGGATTTCATCCCCTCTTCCACGCCCCTGATGCCGACATCGAGTTGGCGCTCGATCTTTGTCGGCTCACCGATTCGCAAGGGGCTGTCACTGTCTGAGCTGTTATAGCCATAGACCCGGACGACCTGGCCGGCCTCCACTCTCGCCCAGACGTGGTACTCGCCGATGCGATCGGTGTGGAAGTACTGAAAGTCGCCCAGGCGCAGGCCGAGTGACCGAAGCCAGGACAGGAGGGATGGACCGTTGTCCACAACTCCGACTGTGAGGTGGATCCGGCCGTGAGCCAGCGTCCAGCCGTCCACGGGAGAGGCTACGAAGACACCTCGCCGGTACGCCGCTTCTGTCCCCGACTCCCAGTCCATTGTCACTCGCGAAA
Protein-coding sequences here:
- a CDS encoding NAD(P)/FAD-dependent oxidoreductase, which translates into the protein MTSNARVVVIGAGLAGVRLARRLGELGLSASDVVLVGEEEHRPYNRVLLAEVLAGRYAPEVIALPTPDRLVRARVEHIDRADRTVHCSDGSSITYETLVLATGSNPVLPPLRGLFTPDHELPEGVHAFRTMDDCLGLSKAVRPGSRAVVIGGGLLGVSAARALAVRGAQVVLAQQGERLMERQLDPGASDLVLRHLKELGVEVHTESRVRNVRCVGGRVRSVEMADHYTLDADLVVLACGVHPRVGLARDAGLAVHKGILVDDELRTSDPHIRALGDCAQHQGMIYGLATPALEQAEVLAELIASESGEAGASGASGDSAARYTGTRSLTRLTLTDFTADTGNPFDLAAFGEPTPRPGDDVIQLADATRGTYRRVVVRDDRLVGGVLVGELGTVGALARAWEGAEPLPTDGGPLLHLLTNDGGS
- a CDS encoding sulfite exporter TauE/SafE family protein — protein: MPDISLPMIAALCLAALAAGWIDAVVGGGGLLMMPVLLLGLPDTSSAAQYALGTNKAMAIVGTTGAAVTYARKAPVDVRLAVRIGLAAVAGSTAGAFVAAGMSTDTLKPVIMVVLLGVGAFVIFRPAFGTAPATTPVSARRVLAAIGLAGLGIGFYDGLIGPGTGTFLVLALTALLHLDLVTASATAKIVNCCTNAGALAIFAWQGTVYWQLGALLAAFNLVGGTVGAHTALKKGSGFVRGVLLVVVFTLVANLAYQQWVA
- a CDS encoding class F sortase, which translates into the protein MRRFTNLVIAVFTVVAVCSGAWLVRSGGETHAPPQPSAAQARTGSPDSGSAVPKPVAPALPPSPPLRIRIPAIGVNAPLMGLGLTPTGSLDVPPAEREDLAGWYEAGTAPGETGTAIVAGHVDNADGPSVFFRLGALKKGGAIEVERSDGSTALFTVDAVEVYDTDRFPDEKVYGAASRPELRVITCGGRYSPRTGYEGNVVVFAHLTGST
- a CDS encoding NADPH-dependent FMN reductase, whose product is MQTHTEASEPTESVESVEPTESVEPVESVEPVRVTVVVGSNRAGRFGPVVADWLLDRIGTRDDLVAEVVDVADTALPTTFATDAGAKSELAAIKPKLSSADAFIVLTPEYNHSYPAGLKNLIDWHYTEWQAKPVAFVSYGGVSGGLRAVEHLRQVFAELHATTVRDTVSFHNAGASFDEEGRLRDPSGPDAAAKTMLGQVVWWGRTLREGRAVRAYGA
- a CDS encoding ArsR/SmtB family transcription factor, whose amino-acid sequence is MPAPTSHPDSPPLNVLLGPTRAAILRASATGSTTTEAARRAGVTPTTASHHTAVLCDAGLITSHRHANTVLHTLTPLGAALLRTGAGDDTS